The genomic segment CCGCACGCAGTCCGCGTGGGGCACCGTGCAGACCGTGTTCTCGCTGCGCCTGCAGGCCGCCAGCGGCCTTGGCGTTGCCTCGCCCGGTTATACCGGCGGTGTCTTCTCCGGCGGCAATGCCAATACGGCGACGATCGAAGCAGCCTACATCCGCTTTGCCGGCTTCACCGTCGGCCAGGCGAATTCGAACTTCGTCTTCCTGCCGAACTTTGCCTACAGCTCGATGCTAAACGCGGCCTTCCCGAGCGGCATCCGCCAGCTCGCTTATACCGCGACGTTCGGTGGCGGCTTCTCGGGCACACTGGCGATCGAAAACCGCGGCGATCTGCCGATGTCGATGACCGCCAATACCCTGGGCGCCAACCCGTTCACCGCCACCGGCGCGCTTGCCGGTCCGGTGGCGCAACGCCTGCCGGCTCTCGTCGCCAACCTGCGCGTCGATCAGGGCTGGGGCTCGGCGATGGTGTCGGGCGCCGTGCTTGAGAACTCGGCGACCTTCGGCAATGCCAATCTTGCCGTGGTCGGCAATGCCGGTCCTGCGGTTCGGCGCACCGGCTGGGCGGTCAGCGGCGGCGTGAAGGTTAACCTGCCGATGCTCGCCACTGGCGACAGCGCTCAGGTCTGGGTGGCTTACGGTGTCGGCGCGCTCGACTACATCACGTCGAATGGCGCCAGCGCCAATACGCTGCTCACCAGCAACTACCTCGGCGGCTATCTGCGCGCCGATCGCAACCTGACCCTGTTCTGCGTGAACGCCGCCTGCTCGCTCGGCGGCTCTGAACAGACCAAGGCGCTGAGCGCCACGGCCATCTTCACCCACTACTGGACTCCCTCGCTGCGTTCGAACCTCATCGGTTCTTACCTGCGGATCGATCCGGGCAGCGTCACCCAGAACACCGCCTGGTCGCAGGGCGGTCTGTCGAGGGCCAATGTTTGGACGGCTGTGGGTCAGCTGATCTGGTCGCCGGTGCGTAATTTCGACATCGGCGTTGAACTGTCTTACGCGCGTCTCAATCAGAACCTGCCGCTGTCGGTCCCGGTTGGCCTTGGCACCCTCGCCAATGTCAATCCGAACAACTGGACCGGCCGCATGCGTGTCGAGCGCCAGTTCTGATCTCGAACTAAGATTTCGGCCGGGGGGCGCAATACCCCGGCCGGAACAAGCCGCACCTCGTGGCACCCGGACATTCAGTGAGATTGAAATCAACCTCCATTTCAATCCGCTCCCTCTGAGCAACAGATTCGGGAACATGAGGAATTGGGCGGTTCTCAAGCCCCGACGTCGTCAAGCAGCGTCGGGGCTTTTTCATGGGCTTTTCCGGGCTGGCGACCGATCAGGATCGTCACTGCGATGGCGCCAGAACGAAGGGCAGAAAGCCTAGCCCGCTGTTTCCCGCTTTGTTCGGCGCATCAGCAAAGCCAAGCCAGCAAGGAGCACAGCAGCTCCGCCCCCCATGAG from the Beijerinckia sp. 28-YEA-48 genome contains:
- a CDS encoding porin; this encodes MSFTKSLLLGSTAALLAAAGAQAADLPSRKAAPVEYVRVCDAYGQGFYWIPGTDTCLKVGGRVRVDGWYTPSKNAVSSRSTGGGTGTFISSNAVDQTGWYARGIINMDARTQSAWGTVQTVFSLRLQAASGLGVASPGYTGGVFSGGNANTATIEAAYIRFAGFTVGQANSNFVFLPNFAYSSMLNAAFPSGIRQLAYTATFGGGFSGTLAIENRGDLPMSMTANTLGANPFTATGALAGPVAQRLPALVANLRVDQGWGSAMVSGAVLENSATFGNANLAVVGNAGPAVRRTGWAVSGGVKVNLPMLATGDSAQVWVAYGVGALDYITSNGASANTLLTSNYLGGYLRADRNLTLFCVNAACSLGGSEQTKALSATAIFTHYWTPSLRSNLIGSYLRIDPGSVTQNTAWSQGGLSRANVWTAVGQLIWSPVRNFDIGVELSYARLNQNLPLSVPVGLGTLANVNPNNWTGRMRVERQF